The proteins below are encoded in one region of Pelotomaculum isophthalicicum JI:
- a CDS encoding selenium metabolism-associated LysR family transcriptional regulator, which produces MNFKQLESFLWVAELQSFTKAARQLYMSQPAVSFQIKALEEDLEVMLFKRGDKKMVLTDAGQLLYREAKQMFRHYQKIKAGLDDLKGLKTGHLIVGAGTIPGEYLLPLLIGEFKKKYPGIQITLKVSGSGQVERWVREREIDLGITGALMEGQEIECSPWLQDELLLIVPPLHPWVNSGTVKVSDLKSETMIFREQGSGTRRTIEQKLAEQGITVDQIPQGIELGSSRAVITAVEAGLGVSIVSKYAVRESLELERVREVHIDDFDLSRTLYQVRHSQSMAGFAIDAFTDFINNDEVYKVFDFKKTP; this is translated from the coding sequence GTGAATTTTAAGCAATTGGAGTCATTTTTGTGGGTGGCCGAACTGCAGAGCTTCACTAAAGCGGCCCGCCAGCTGTATATGAGTCAGCCGGCTGTCAGCTTTCAGATCAAAGCGCTTGAAGAGGACCTTGAGGTAATGCTGTTCAAGCGCGGTGACAAGAAGATGGTTTTAACAGACGCGGGGCAACTTTTGTACCGGGAAGCGAAGCAAATGTTCCGGCATTACCAAAAGATCAAGGCTGGATTGGACGATTTGAAAGGGCTGAAAACCGGGCACCTGATTGTAGGCGCCGGTACCATACCGGGAGAATACTTGCTGCCGCTGCTTATTGGGGAGTTTAAAAAAAAGTACCCCGGCATTCAAATTACTCTCAAAGTATCGGGAAGCGGGCAGGTTGAACGTTGGGTCCGGGAGCGGGAAATAGATCTCGGCATTACCGGCGCGCTGATGGAAGGTCAAGAAATTGAATGCAGCCCATGGTTGCAGGACGAGCTATTGTTAATTGTCCCTCCGTTACACCCGTGGGTTAACTCCGGTACTGTAAAAGTTTCAGATTTGAAGAGCGAAACGATGATTTTCCGTGAACAAGGGTCGGGAACCCGCCGGACTATTGAACAAAAGCTGGCTGAGCAAGGTATAACCGTGGATCAGATACCCCAGGGGATTGAATTGGGCAGCTCAAGGGCCGTAATAACGGCAGTCGAAGCCGGTCTGGGAGTGAGTATCGTATCAAAGTACGCTGTCAGGGAATCGCTGGAACTGGAGCGGGTGAGGGAAGTTCATATAGATGACTTTGACTTGAGCCGTACTCTCTATCAAGTCCGTCACAGCCAAAGCATGGCCGGGTTCGCTATTGACGCTTTTACCGATTTTATAAATAATGATGAGGTTTATAAGGTTTTTGACTTTAAAAAAACACCGTAA
- the hfq gene encoding RNA chaperone Hfq has product MTKPQINLQDAFLNQCRKENIPVTIFLVNGFQLKGMVRGFDNFTVILESDGKQKMVYKHAISTVEPLKPVNTTFTDTKSAY; this is encoded by the coding sequence ATGACTAAACCACAAATTAACCTACAAGACGCTTTTTTAAACCAATGTAGGAAGGAGAATATCCCCGTTACCATTTTCCTCGTCAATGGTTTTCAGCTGAAAGGCATGGTAAGGGGCTTTGATAACTTTACAGTAATCCTGGAAAGTGACGGAAAACAGAAAATGGTTTATAAACACGCCATCTCTACGGTTGAACCCCTTAAACCTGTAAATACCACTTTTACAGATACAAAGAGCGCTTATTAA
- the miaA gene encoding tRNA (adenosine(37)-N6)-dimethylallyltransferase MiaA: protein MCENKNYLPPLLVIAGPTATGKSEVAVHVAGAIGGEIVSADSMLVYRQMDIGTAKPTKEVMRGVPHHLINIVDPDQDYSVAIYQERAREVIADIQARGRLPVLTGGTGLYIRSVIDHYDFTGACRDESLRAKLLSEAQNNGCESLHLRLAEVDRQSAAKLHPRDVRRVIRALEVYYLTGKPLSSYWKMEKCAEPLYNLVFIGLTMARGELYRRIEQRVEAMIGAGLVDEVRGLLNAGYSPGLTSMQGLGYKEIVAHLAGELSLPEAVELLKRNTRRFAKRQLTWFRRDGRIKWLAVDPPMGLQSAVQEIIRNIEGVF from the coding sequence ATGTGTGAGAATAAAAATTATCTGCCGCCCCTGTTGGTCATTGCCGGGCCGACGGCGACCGGAAAGAGCGAAGTGGCGGTACATGTGGCCGGGGCAATCGGCGGAGAAATTGTTTCAGCGGACTCAATGCTGGTTTACCGGCAGATGGATATCGGTACCGCGAAACCAACGAAAGAAGTAATGCGCGGTGTACCACATCACCTGATTAATATCGTAGATCCCGATCAGGATTATAGTGTGGCGATATATCAAGAACGAGCCAGGGAGGTAATTGCGGATATCCAGGCCAGGGGCAGGTTACCTGTTCTCACCGGCGGCACCGGGCTTTATATCAGATCTGTCATCGATCATTACGACTTTACCGGAGCATGCCGCGATGAATCATTGCGGGCAAAGCTGTTAAGCGAAGCCCAAAACAATGGTTGCGAATCGCTTCACCTTCGCCTGGCCGAAGTCGACAGGCAATCCGCGGCTAAACTGCATCCCAGGGATGTGAGGCGGGTAATCCGCGCGTTGGAAGTATATTATCTCACAGGAAAGCCCCTTTCCAGCTACTGGAAAATGGAAAAATGTGCTGAGCCGTTATATAATTTAGTTTTTATTGGTTTAACAATGGCCAGGGGGGAACTTTACCGGCGGATTGAGCAAAGAGTGGAAGCAATGATTGGAGCGGGACTGGTGGATGAAGTGCGCGGACTTCTTAACGCGGGATACAGCCCCGGGCTTACTTCAATGCAGGGATTAGGATATAAAGAGATAGTTGCTCATCTGGCAGGGGAATTGTCTTTACCGGAAGCTGTTGAATTGTTGAAAAGGAATACCAGGCGTTTCGCCAAAAGACAACTGACCTGGTTCCGCCGCGACGGGCGGATCAAGTGGCTGGCAGTGGATCCTCCCATGGGACTGCAGTCGGCTGTTCAAGAAATTATCAGAAATATTGAAGGAGTATTTTAA
- a CDS encoding aminotransferase class I/II-fold pyridoxal phosphate-dependent enzyme codes for MAYYNQDLVSLSAEVDNEVQPVYRLIEDMALKNHAKVLESFRRVRVSEFHLKGSTGYGYGDQGRAALEEVYAAVFRAEAALVRSQFVSGTHAIAACLYGVLRPGDELLAVQGEPYDTLGEMIGVRGESNGSLREFGVIYKQVDPSPGGGIDYPAVEEALGDKTKMVMLQRSRGYHWGPSLGINEMKKLISFIKQKKPDVVVFVDNCYGEFVENEEPVEAGADLAAGSLIKNPGGGVAPTGGYIVGRKKYVDAAANRWSAPGIGAEVGPSQDCQRLLFQGLFLAPHIVAEALKGMVFAARFFEKLGFAVMPEYHEERNDIVQAIGLGAPERMVAFCRGLQGASPVDSHVRPEPNAMPGYGDPVIMAAGTFIQGASLELSADGPIRPPYAVYLQGGLSKEYVKLAVLSAAREVLKLG; via the coding sequence ATGGCTTATTACAACCAAGATCTAGTAAGTTTGTCTGCCGAGGTGGATAACGAAGTTCAACCGGTTTACCGCTTGATTGAAGACATGGCCTTGAAAAACCATGCCAAGGTGCTGGAGTCATTCCGGCGGGTGAGAGTCAGCGAATTTCATTTGAAAGGATCAACCGGCTACGGCTATGGGGATCAGGGGAGGGCCGCGCTTGAAGAAGTTTACGCGGCCGTTTTCCGGGCGGAGGCGGCATTGGTCAGGAGCCAGTTTGTTTCAGGCACTCATGCTATTGCCGCGTGTCTTTACGGCGTTTTGCGGCCGGGAGATGAACTTCTTGCAGTGCAGGGCGAACCGTATGACACACTTGGTGAAATGATCGGCGTCAGGGGCGAGTCAAACGGTTCGTTGCGGGAGTTTGGAGTGATCTATAAACAGGTTGACCCGTCGCCGGGCGGCGGGATAGATTACCCGGCAGTCGAAGAGGCGTTGGGAGACAAGACAAAAATGGTTATGCTCCAGCGTTCCAGAGGCTACCACTGGGGACCTTCTTTGGGAATCAATGAAATGAAAAAGTTAATTAGTTTCATCAAGCAGAAAAAACCGGACGTGGTCGTTTTTGTCGACAACTGCTATGGTGAATTTGTTGAAAATGAAGAACCGGTGGAAGCAGGCGCCGATCTGGCGGCCGGATCGTTGATTAAAAATCCCGGAGGTGGTGTTGCACCTACCGGAGGGTATATAGTGGGAAGGAAAAAGTATGTTGATGCGGCTGCCAACCGTTGGAGCGCTCCGGGCATCGGAGCGGAAGTCGGGCCTTCTCAGGACTGCCAGCGCTTGCTTTTTCAGGGTTTGTTTCTTGCGCCGCATATTGTCGCGGAAGCGCTTAAGGGCATGGTATTTGCCGCAAGATTTTTTGAAAAACTGGGATTCGCGGTCATGCCGGAATACCACGAGGAGCGCAATGATATTGTACAGGCTATCGGCCTTGGAGCGCCGGAGCGGATGGTGGCTTTTTGCCGGGGTCTCCAGGGGGCTTCTCCGGTAGATTCCCATGTCCGTCCGGAACCGAACGCAATGCCTGGTTACGGGGACCCGGTGATTATGGCCGCGGGAACATTTATCCAGGGCGCTTCGCTGGAATTGAGCGCGGATGGCCCGATCCGCCCGCCTTATGCTGTTTACCTACAGGGAGGGCTTTCCAAAGAATACGTCAAATTGGCCGTGCTTAGCGCCGCCAGGGAAGTGCTGAAGTTGGGTTGA
- a CDS encoding AAA family ATPase, whose product MGNGSRNRKKNVLSLQAAVKAAHTGEEQCLQQNAGDIMRELYNLVGLHEVKKLIEEIYAFVEIQRRRQKEKLAAEPLVLHMIFKGNPGTGKTTVARILGKLFREVGVLPKGHLVEVERADLVGEFIGHTAQKTREQIKKALGGILFVDEAYALARGGEKDFGKEAIDTMVKSMEDYRDSLILILAGYHDEMDWFVETNPGLRSRFPINISFPDYSNRELLAIADLMLQRRQYVLSSGARDELRFFIEKEHKLHEHSGNARMVRNLVEKAIRRQAVRLMKKNCELSRVDLMSIVREDLGGS is encoded by the coding sequence ATGGGTAACGGCAGCCGGAACAGGAAAAAAAACGTCCTGAGTCTGCAGGCTGCCGTCAAGGCCGCACATACCGGAGAGGAACAGTGTCTTCAACAGAACGCCGGCGATATTATGCGGGAACTGTATAATCTGGTTGGTCTGCATGAAGTGAAAAAATTAATAGAAGAAATTTACGCGTTTGTGGAGATCCAGAGGCGGAGACAGAAAGAAAAGCTGGCTGCCGAGCCGCTTGTGTTGCACATGATTTTCAAGGGCAACCCCGGCACCGGCAAAACTACTGTGGCCAGGATACTGGGCAAGCTGTTCAGAGAGGTTGGCGTGTTGCCGAAAGGTCATCTTGTTGAAGTCGAAAGGGCTGATCTGGTAGGTGAGTTCATTGGTCATACCGCTCAGAAAACGAGAGAGCAGATCAAAAAGGCGCTGGGAGGCATCTTGTTTGTTGACGAGGCATACGCGTTGGCCAGGGGCGGGGAAAAGGACTTCGGCAAAGAGGCCATAGATACCATGGTTAAGAGCATGGAGGACTACCGTGACAGCCTGATTCTTATCCTGGCGGGCTATCACGATGAAATGGACTGGTTTGTGGAAACTAACCCCGGTTTGCGTTCGCGCTTTCCTATTAATATATCTTTTCCCGACTACAGCAACAGGGAACTGCTCGCCATCGCCGATTTGATGCTGCAGCGAAGGCAGTATGTTCTGTCCAGCGGCGCCAGGGATGAGTTGCGTTTTTTTATTGAAAAGGAGCATAAGCTGCACGAGCACAGCGGCAACGCCCGCATGGTAAGAAACCTTGTCGAAAAGGCGATCCGCCGCCAGGCCGTTCGCCTGATGAAAAAAAACTGCGAATTGAGCCGCGTGGATTTGATGTCGATTGTCAGAGAGGACCTGGGAGGGAGTTAA